Below is a window of Negativicutes bacterium DNA.
ACTACTGGCAGTACCTTGGCAGAATGTGCTAAAGTACTAAAAAAAGCCGGAGCCAAAGAGGTTAGGGCAGTAGCGTTAGCTATTAATATTTAAGAAAAGGCTTAAAATTTTTGGTTAAATAACTTATAATAAAATAAAATACATAATATATGTTGGAGGAGTCACTATGGCTATTAAAAATTGCTCTGATTGTGGGAAAATTTATGTTGAGAATGTTAGCGGGTTATGCCCTGAATGCTTAGATAAAGAAGAGGAGCAAGAACGCTTAATCATAGATTTTTTAAGAAAAAAAGAAAAAGCTTCGGTGGAAGAAATTCATAGAGAAACCGGTGTTAAAGAGCGAACCATATTGAGAATGATGAAAAAAGGTCGCTTTCTAAATTATGGCGATATTGCTTATAAATGTGAAAGTTGCGATAATTTGATAACTGAAGGACGAGTTTGTGACGAATGTGGCCGTAATATTTTAAAGCAAGTTGATGAAGTTAATGAAAAGCGTCGCAAAGAAGAAGAAAAGAAAAGAAGTGGCGAAAGAATGTATACCCGTGATTAATTATGCAAAAACAAAGAATTAGTTAAAAATTTAACAAAATATAAAAAAAAGAAACGCAGGGATTAATATCCTTGCGTTTTTTTACGATATAGTAAATAAGAAATAAAAGAGGTTGGTGGATTATTATGCTTATAAACAGCAATGTTCAAAATATTATGAAGTTATACGGCGAACCGAAAAGTGTAAAAAAGACTGAAACAAAAGACTTGAAAACTGATAAAAAAGATGAATTTGTGTTATCAACTCAAGCGAAACAATTTAGTCAATATCTAAGTGAGTTGAATCAAAAGTCAGCAATCAGACAAGATAAAATTGATAAGATTGCTCAACAAATTGATAGTGGTCAATACAATATTGATTCACTTAGTGTTGCGGAAAAAATGTTAAGTTACAAATACTAATATAAGGGGGCAATCTGATGTGGCAAGAGCTAATCTCGGTACTCAGTAAAATAGTAGAATCATATCATAGCTTATTGAACTTAAGTAAACAAAAGCGTGCAGCCTTAGTTAGTGTTAATGTGCCAGACATAGAGCGACTGACCAAAGATGAAGAGCAAATTGTGACCAGCATAGGAAAGCTCGAGCAAATCCGTAAAAAAATAACTAATCAAATTTTAAGCGACTTAAAGGTTACGGAAATTGAAGATAGTTTTATGGATATGCTGGCTCTTTGTGATAAAAAAAATGCCGATGAATTGATAAAAGTTCATAATCAGTTAAAAGATATTTTAAAG
It encodes the following:
- the flgM gene encoding flagellar biosynthesis anti-sigma factor FlgM, which translates into the protein MLINSNVQNIMKLYGEPKSVKKTETKDLKTDKKDEFVLSTQAKQFSQYLSELNQKSAIRQDKIDKIAQQIDSGQYNIDSLSVAEKMLSYKY
- a CDS encoding flagellar protein, translated to MAIKNCSDCGKIYVENVSGLCPECLDKEEEQERLIIDFLRKKEKASVEEIHRETGVKERTILRMMKKGRFLNYGDIAYKCESCDNLITEGRVCDECGRNILKQVDEVNEKRRKEEEKKRSGERMYTRD
- a CDS encoding flagellar protein FlgN — encoded protein: MWQELISVLSKIVESYHSLLNLSKQKRAALVSVNVPDIERLTKDEEQIVTSIGKLEQIRKKITNQILSDLKVTEIEDSFMDMLALCDKKNADELIKVHNQLKDILKEVSNSNKINETLIQQALSVVNYNINVMSEAQATPTYNANPNENTQAKVNKNLFDRLV